DNA sequence from the Kwoniella dendrophila CBS 6074 chromosome 11, complete sequence genome:
GAGAAATTGGAAATCTACTATATAATGATAGTAttggaaagaaaaggaaattatgTATTAGTTCGATTCGTCAACTTACTGAGGTTGTCAGTACGGAATGAGCACTGGTCGCTAGGAATAGAAAGGTATCAATGATCGATAACAAAGGCCTTCATACCGGAAGTTTTCGCTACAACTGTCATCCAACAATTCGACCCCAAAGTTGAACAGATGCTGACAATCCTTCACTTCACTCGTTCTACAGGTACAAGGATACAAAGTGATTGATACAGAGATGCCTTAgaatgatttcttttcataCGGAATTAGAGATAAGGATTGACATGTATTTTATGCGAGCTTGAACGAACAGTACCGTGAAAGTCAGAAACCACTTGGATTGGATAACATACATAAACATGGAAGTTGATCATCACAATGAACGATGAAAGACGTAACGTATACAACACTTAGTCTCGCTCAATAAATATCGCCAAAGTTGAAAACCGTAATAAACTCGCCTCAAATCCCAAATTGCTTTATCAAAACTACTTCTTCTGTTCTGTCTCGCTCCCCCTGATTAAAGTTCACCCATATACACACTAATCTATCTAATTGGGAACTCTTAAAACTCCGCTAACATAACTAACACTACTATCATTCCCATTCGTACATTTACTACTTTGTTCATATCTAACGAATGAGAAGTGAGGTTTTTCCTCTTCTGATTCATTGATATAGAGGTATTGGATTAAATGAAGTAAAACTGTAATTGGATTTCTACCACAAATAGTATTCTATAATAACCACATATTAGCCGATGATCCGCTCTGGAAGTAGCTGAGTATCATCAAGACGATAAGTTTAACTCACTTTAGTTCTATCCAAATAAGCTTCCCATTTTTCAGCAGCACCAAATTCAGCTGGATATCTTAATAAATCCATACCTTCGTGATCCATATATTGAATAGATTTCCAAATTGGAATTTCCGAATTTCgatttgaatctgaatatTTCTTGATTAATGTCGGAGGTTCAAATGATGCAGGTAAAGTTTCTTTTGAAACAGGTGGTACAGgatttgaaggtggtggagcatTTGTATAATATGGTGTACATTGAAATCTTGTTCCCCTAAATAAGTAAAAACGAAGGATGGTAATGCAAAGTTAACACAATTTTACATTACTTTGTTTTTTTATCAGGTTTTAAGGTCACTTACCAATGACaaaaatcagaagaaatgataaagaatgtttcttcatcttgcCAGTATTTAGCTAAAACATGACTTAATTTAGTCAATGTATCATGTGTAGGATGTCCAACTAGAATAGGTACTAAGCTGAGGTCGGATTTGCTGTACGCGCAGTTATGAGTTAGCTTTTTCGACTAATCAAACTGATGTCTGGGTGAGTTGAACAGGTAGTTTGTAGGTTTCTATCTTTTATCGTAGAAAGAGAGATATACTGGAAACTCATGCTAGAAACTTTGCAAACTTACTCTTTGAATACATGTCTGATATATGGCAAATGCATTTCCAAACtatgttcatcttcatcaactgttttcttcatttcagAAAATATTC
Encoded proteins:
- a CDS encoding AmmeMemoRadiSam system protein B → MSNSIREATHAGSWYSASESQLSQQLSSNLSKVTPLPELSFEPPIQNAKAIIAPHAGYSYSGPTAAWAYASIPVNKIERIFLLGPSHHAYLPGVALSTFEAYETPIGDINLDRKTIDELKTTGIFSEMKKTVDEDEHSLEMHLPYIRHVFKDKSDLSLVPILVGHPTHDTLTKLSHVLAKYWQDEETFFIISSDFCHWGTRFQCTPYYTNAPPPSNPVPPVSKETLPASFEPPTLIKKYSDSNRNSEIPIWKSIQYMDHEGMDLLRYPAEFGAAEKWEAYLDRTKNTICGRNPITVLLHLIQYLYINESEEEKPHFSFVRYEQSSKCTNGNDSSVSYVSGVLRVPN